The Papaver somniferum cultivar HN1 chromosome 3, ASM357369v1, whole genome shotgun sequence genome includes a region encoding these proteins:
- the LOC113356289 gene encoding putative ubiquitin-conjugating enzyme E2 38, which yields MKDRNLTGRRVKMDAKTEKIEIKVSEDREEESQVKTSKFKQFDTTDDDDDEEKTQNSIKEHHYYVNQYPMDSELKTRIRREWEILKQGLPDSIYVKVYKQRRFDLLKAVIVGPKGTPYHDGLFFFDIQFPCDYPNSPPKLHYCSFGYVFMDERIPPLNKWWNTEESNVLQLLLAIHHNLVSYEPPVTLNVPKTYTFPVTNSAEEKLKHIASFHKTCIFAFNCKTMLLLLHKPPKYFEEFVAEHFRDRAETILVAGKAYERGWFEIDHHTTTTIPAIARDTTTTTRYATWIGYFDFMGEEYPNLVRAFIKNGSPIGSYALLCCLD from the exons ATGAAAGATAGAAACCTAACCGGCCGGAGAGTGAAGATGGACgcgaaaactgagaaaattgagATTAAAGTATCAGAAGATCGGGAAGAGGAAAGTCAAGTGAAAACAAGTAAATTTAAACAATTCGATacgactgatgatgatgatgatgaagagaaaACCCAAAACTCAATTAAGGAGCACCACTATTATGTTAATCAGTACCCAATGGATTCAGAACTTAAGACAAGAATACGGCGAGAATGGGAGATTTTGAAACAAGGATTACCTGATTCGATATATGTCAAGGTTTACAAACAAAGAAGATTTGATCTCTTGAAAGCTGTTATTGTCGGACCAAAAGGTACCCCTTATCACGACGGTTTATTCTTTTTCGATATTCAATTTCCCTGTGATTACCCTAATTCACCTCCCAAACTTCATTATTGTTCTTTTGGTTATGTATTCATGGATGAAAGAATTCCACCTCTAAATAAATGGTGGAACACTGAAGAGTCCAATGTTTTGCAACTCTTACTAGCAATTCATCACAACTTAGTTTCTTATGAGCCGCCGGTTACACTGAATGTTCCAAAAACTTATACATTCCCTGTTACTAACAGTGCGGAAGAAAAACTGAAGCATATAGCTTCGTTTCATAAAACATGCATTTTTGCGTTCAATTGTAAGACGATGCTGTTGCTTCTTCATAAACCACCAAAGTATTTTGAAGAATTTGTTGCTGAGCATTTTCGCGATAGAGCTGAAACTATTTTAGTTGCTGGTAAAGCTTATGAAAGGGGCTGGTTTGAAATTGACCATCATACTACAACCACTATCCCTGCTATAGCCAGGGATACAACCACCACCACTAGATATGCTACTTGGATTGGTTATTTTGATTTCATGGGGGAAGAATATCCAAATCTGGTAAGGGCGTTTATAAAGAATGGGTCAC CTATTGGATCATATGCCTTGTTATGTTGTTTGGACTAG
- the LOC113359499 gene encoding phosphate transporter PHO1 homolog 7-like, translating to MQGVDLRLLMKLAVKLNLRKVHIGTDYMAVYNLFTSKHPKPIWSIMVAALHPREMFVHIDPSDFSFELQKIMEEDMNLVYYRMCTSLLAILMLSSLLVFFFVYEPVSPRRYIAYGVLGLLYLVYAILICSWGDFFYRSSRLYLIMRLQSSFTAKTVLFADALVGDILTSLTKVLSGLGCSIIEITKHTVVTSAWVDHNCGYNPIAVNVLQMLPHLWRMHQCIKKSIQDTDFREQFFNALKYLSTIIMIVFNLVYAIHPSKGWEVTWICFSALNSAYLFYWDIIHDWNMIGRTRNPELWPNKKFQLIKWVLYIWFILFDLGARVAWLYRLSSKANDARFALLAAVIELLRRSQWIYFRVEKEDRENASGTTSVSLLLNGSPFNSFVPSRGIRQGDSLSPCLFILFILSMLALDS from the exons ATGCAGGGAGTTGACTTGAGATTGCTTATGAAGTTGGCAGTGAAGTTAAATTTGCGTAAGGTCCATATTGGCACTGATTATATGGCAGTGTACAATCTGTTCACTAGTAAGCACCCTAAGCCTATTTGGAGTATTATGGTTGCAGCTTTGCATCCTAGAGAGATGTTTGTTCATATTGATCCTAGTGATTTCAGTTTTGAGCTTCAGAAGATTATGGAGGAGGATATGAATTTAGTTTACTATAGgatg TGCACATCACTCTTGGCGATTCTGATGCTATCGAGCTTGCTGGTTTTTTTCTTTGTGTATGAACCTGTTTCACCGCGACGATACATTGCCTATGGAGTACTG GGTCTCCTATACCTTGTATATGCAATTCTTATCTGCTCATGGGGAGACTTCTTCTACCGATCATCTCGTTTATATTTGATCATGAGACTTCAAAGTTCTTTTACTGCTAAAACGGTTCTCTTTGCAGACGCTTTAGTGGGTGACATTCTCACCTCACTAACTAAG GTTCTTAGCGGTCTTGGATGTTCTATTATAGAAATTACCAAACATACGGTTGTTACATCTGCCTGGGTAGACCACAATTGTGGCTACAACCCAATTGCTGTAAATGTGCTGCAAATGCTTCCACATCTTTGGCGAATGCACCAATGTATTAAGAAAAGCATCCAAGATACGGATTTTCGCGAGCAATTCTTCAATG CTCTGAAATATTTGAGCACAATCATAATGATTGTGTTCAACTTGGTTTACGCTATCCACCCTAGCAAGGGATGGGAAGTTACATGGATATGCTTCAGTGCGTTGAATTCAGCATATCTCTTCTACTGGGACATTATTCATGACTGGAATATGATTGGCAGGACAAGAAACCCAGAATTGTGGCCAAATAAAAAGTTCCAACTTATTAAATGG GTTTTATACATATGGTTTATTCTTTTCGATCTAGGTGCGCGAGTAGCATGGCTATATCGTTTGAGCAGCAAGGCTAATGATGCGAGATTTGCATTACTGGCTGCAGTCATAGAGTTACTAAGGCGCTCACAGTGGATCTATTTCAGAGTAGAGAAAGAAGATAGAGAAAATGCAAGTG GAACTACATCAGTTTCTTTACTCCTTAATGGTAGTCCTTTTAACAGTTTTGTACCATCAAGAGGCATTCGGCAGGGGGATTCTTTATCCCCTTGCCTGTTCATACTGTTCATACTATCGATGCTTGCTCTGGACTCTTAA